From Pan paniscus chromosome 6, NHGRI_mPanPan1-v2.0_pri, whole genome shotgun sequence, one genomic window encodes:
- the LOC129398332 gene encoding putative postmeiotic segregation increased 2-like protein 2 — MVQNKCIVKKQKQQLLRGNDLQMTQQAKHQRNSDGSSTEPAKAIKPIDRKPVHQICSGPVVLSLSTAVKELVENSLDAGTTNIDLKLKDYGVDLIEVSDNGCGVEEENFEGLILTLQSLSALKHHTCKIQEFADLTEVETFGFQGEALSSLCALSDVTISTCHASAKVGTRLVFEHDGKIIQKTPYPHPRGTTVSVKQLFSTLPVRHKEFQRNIKKTCLLPLR, encoded by the exons ATGGTTCAAAACAAATGCattgttaaaaagcaaaaacagcaaCTGTTGCGGGGTAATGACTTGCAGATGACTCAGCAGGCCAAACATCAAAGGAATTCGGATGGCAGCAG TACAGAACCTGCTAAGGCCATCAAACCTATTGATCGGAAGCCAGTCCATCAGATTTGCTCTGGGCCAGTGGTACTGAGTCTAAGCACTGCAGTGAAGGAGTTAGTAGAAAACAGTCTGGATGCTGGTACCACTAATATTG ATCTAAAGCTTAAGGACTATGGAGTGGATCTCATTGAAGTTTCAGACAATGGATGTGGGGTAGAAGAAGAAAACTTTGAAGGCTTAA TCCTTACTTTACAGTCTCTTTCAGCTCTGAAACATCACACATGTAAGATTCAAGAGTTTGCCGACCTAACTGAGGTTGAAACTTTCGGCTTTCAGGGGGAAGCTCTGAGCTCACTGTGTGCACTGAG CGATGTCACCATTTCTACCTGCCACGCATCGGCGAAGGTTGGGACTCGACTGGTGTTTGAACACGATGGGAAAATCATCCAGaaaaccccctacccccaccccagaggGACCACAGTCAGCGTGAAGCAGTTATTTTCTACACTACCTGTGCGCCATAAGGAATTTCAAAGGAATATTAAGAAG acgtgcctgcttccccttcgc
- the LOC117977880 gene encoding speedy protein E1-like — translation MALCRVGASPELGTVPYLPLWEADLSRRPLLVVPLSSNLISVLSYLANDMEEDDEDSKQNIFHFLYGKTRSRIPLLRKRWFQLGRSMNPRARKNRSRIPLVRKRWFHLRRCMNTRARKNRSQIVLFQKRRFHFFCSMSGRAWVSPEELEEVSGAWGGGGGGEELGGLEAG, via the coding sequence ATGGCTCTCTGCAGGGTGGGTGCCAGTCCTGAGCTAGGGACGGTCCCTTACCTTCCTCTCTGGGAAGCTGACCTCAGCCGGAGGCCTCTCCTGGTGGTGCCCCTGAGCAGCAACCTGATTTCTGTCCTCAGCTACCTGGCCAATGACATGGAGGAGGACGACGAGGACTCCAAACAAAACATCTTCCACTTCCTGTATGGGAAGACCCGCTCTCGCATACCCTTGCTCCGTAAGCGTTGGTTCCAGTTAGGCCGTTCCATGAACCCGAGGGCCAGGAAGAACCGCTCTCGCATACCCTTGGTCCGTAAGCGTTGGTTCCACTTACGCCGTTGCATGAACACGAGGGCCAGGAAGAACCGTTCTCAGATAGTCCTGTTCCAGAAACGTCGGTTCCACTTCTTCTGTTCCATGAGCGGCAGGGCTTGGGTTTCCCCggaggagttggaggaggtgagtggggcctggggaggtggaggaggtggggaggaattGGGTGGGCTGGAGGCTGGATGA